A window of the Nitrosococcus wardiae genome harbors these coding sequences:
- a CDS encoding type II secretion system protein N: MHLAEPNHKALAILLVSLCLVVLGVIALEVRYPPRFGQAGNGANSSTPSSNLIPERKPTGDVALLPFDHYEETVARPLFRPSRRPPEPEESESEAQQAAEQSQQPQVPAKELFALNGVVVTEKKTVALLQDIKNNKNLRVREGEKLEGWQIVQIFPDKVLLKNNGHSEALELIRDFEPMAQKLLQRKRAVRRNRQKRRR, translated from the coding sequence GTGCATTTAGCGGAGCCTAACCACAAGGCGCTAGCGATTTTACTGGTGAGCTTATGCCTCGTGGTATTGGGGGTGATTGCATTGGAGGTGCGATACCCGCCTCGGTTTGGGCAGGCAGGGAACGGAGCCAATTCGAGTACTCCTTCTTCGAATTTGATCCCAGAGCGAAAGCCAACGGGAGATGTTGCCCTCCTTCCTTTTGATCATTATGAAGAAACTGTGGCCCGCCCGCTCTTTCGACCTAGTCGCCGACCTCCCGAACCGGAAGAAAGCGAGTCCGAGGCGCAGCAAGCGGCTGAGCAATCCCAGCAGCCGCAAGTCCCCGCTAAGGAATTGTTTGCTCTTAATGGAGTTGTTGTCACTGAGAAAAAAACGGTGGCTCTTTTGCAAGACATCAAAAATAATAAGAATTTACGGGTCCGTGAGGGAGAAAAATTAGAAGGCTGGCAAATTGTTCAGATCTTTCCTGATAAGGTTCTGCTTAAGAATAATGGTCATTCGGAAGCATTAGAATTGATTCGAGATTTTGAGCCAATGGCGCAGAAGTTATTACAAAGAAAACGGGCAGTGCGCCGAAATCGACAAAAAAGGCGACGTTAA
- a CDS encoding DUF2304 domain-containing protein: MIDYQWTSTFIGVLIAGLILFLVRRDHLHGPYAVWWLFVAATVVVLGAFPELFDKVAPFFGVAYPPILAVVLGMGLLLLKVLTMDLERSRQERKLRRLVQRLAVLEASLEKVQPIQHAQGEGEEEVSSRRLE; this comes from the coding sequence ATGATTGATTACCAATGGACATCCACCTTTATTGGGGTGTTGATTGCGGGTTTGATTCTCTTCCTGGTGCGCCGTGACCACTTACACGGTCCTTATGCTGTCTGGTGGCTGTTTGTCGCCGCTACGGTAGTGGTGTTAGGGGCTTTCCCGGAATTATTTGATAAGGTGGCGCCTTTTTTTGGCGTCGCTTATCCCCCTATTTTGGCAGTGGTATTGGGGATGGGGTTGCTCTTGCTTAAAGTGCTCACCATGGACTTAGAACGTTCCCGGCAGGAACGCAAGCTGCGTCGGCTAGTTCAGCGCCTAGCAGTGCTTGAAGCGAGCTTAGAAAAAGTCCAGCCGATCCAACATGCCCAAGGAGAGGGCGAGGAAGAGGTATCTTCCCGTAGGCTGGAATAA
- a CDS encoding c-type cytochrome: MLKKVLLAAAGTVMVCSSVSVWAGDAEAGKALYMQKGCAACHGPQGQSTNPAMFPVLAGKDANYISEQLHAFKSGERKGQGPGAIMNQVTASMSDKDIENLAAFVGSLK, encoded by the coding sequence ATGCTGAAAAAAGTTCTGCTAGCGGCAGCGGGTACTGTTATGGTTTGTTCTTCGGTTTCGGTTTGGGCCGGTGATGCTGAAGCTGGCAAGGCGCTCTATATGCAGAAAGGATGCGCGGCTTGCCACGGACCGCAAGGTCAGAGCACTAACCCGGCTATGTTCCCGGTATTGGCAGGTAAGGATGCCAATTATATCTCCGAGCAACTCCATGCTTTTAAGAGTGGTGAGCGGAAAGGGCAGGGACCTGGCGCCATCATGAACCAGGTGACAGCGTCCATGAGCGATAAAGATATCGAAAATTTGGCAGCCTTTGTGGGGAGCCTTAAGTAA
- a CDS encoding type II toxin-antitoxin system VapC family toxin codes for MASLIYLDTHVAAWLYAQGRDAVPQQVAHLLETSDDIRISPMVRLELQYLFEIGRVGQPPLPVLDVLETALGLTVCKAAFSAIVREAEAQIWTRDPFDRLIVAQATLFDAPLVTKDATIHAHYARAIWEIAKF; via the coding sequence ATGGCGTCCCTGATTTATCTTGATACCCATGTCGCGGCTTGGCTGTATGCACAGGGGCGAGATGCAGTACCGCAGCAGGTAGCTCATCTACTCGAAACGAGTGACGATATCCGCATCTCGCCGATGGTACGGCTTGAGCTTCAGTATCTTTTCGAGATTGGGCGAGTAGGGCAACCACCGCTTCCAGTGCTTGATGTCTTGGAGACTGCTCTCGGACTGACGGTTTGCAAAGCCGCTTTTTCAGCGATCGTGCGCGAGGCTGAAGCGCAAATCTGGACGAGAGATCCTTTTGACCGGCTCATTGTGGCTCAGGCGACTCTATTTGATGCGCCCCTGGTGACGAAGGACGCGACCATCCACGCCCACTATGCACGAGCAATATGGGAGATTGCGAAATTCTAG
- the gspM gene encoding type II secretion system protein GspM, protein MNLEFLEKWRCATAVGLLLLVLLAAYFVIVQPVIAKHRFYQENIASMQQRLQKYNQIIASRTALEAELNRLRREQAANAYYLEQQSAPLAATELRKWVKTAVESSNGTLVSTQSLPLVENEPFPRVGISVRITGDTEVLQKILYDLESRRPLLFVDDLQVRSRQIRRRSRHDRRTIIEETRLTVSFELYGYMRGKGAFSGA, encoded by the coding sequence ATGAACTTGGAATTTTTGGAAAAGTGGCGTTGTGCGACCGCCGTGGGGTTATTATTGCTTGTCCTGCTGGCGGCTTATTTCGTCATCGTCCAGCCTGTTATTGCCAAGCATAGGTTTTATCAAGAAAATATCGCTTCCATGCAACAGCGGCTCCAGAAATACAACCAAATCATTGCTAGCCGGACAGCATTGGAAGCTGAGCTTAATCGGTTGCGGCGGGAACAAGCCGCAAATGCTTATTATTTGGAGCAACAGTCTGCCCCGTTAGCGGCTACGGAGTTGCGGAAATGGGTTAAAACAGCGGTGGAGTCCAGTAATGGCACCTTGGTGAGTACCCAAAGCTTGCCATTGGTGGAGAATGAGCCATTTCCGCGGGTCGGGATCAGCGTGCGAATAACGGGTGATACTGAAGTTTTGCAAAAGATTTTATATGATTTGGAATCGCGGCGGCCCTTGTTATTTGTGGATGATCTTCAAGTACGCAGCCGCCAGATCCGACGGCGTAGCCGGCATGATCGGCGCACCATTATCGAAGAAACCCGGCTAACGGTTAGTTTTGAGCTTTACGGATATATGCGGGGGAAGGGTGCATTTAGCGGAGCCTAA
- a CDS encoding glycosyltransferase family 2 protein — translation MNVVVLIPAHNEAATIGSIVGAVKRHLACEVVVVDDASTDRTAEIARSAGATVLSLSCNLGAWGATQAGIRYALKAGYKQVLTMDADGQHLPEAFPSLLVALASGEADVVIGACTQRGSHARQLAWIYFRKLTGLRIEDLTSGFRAYNEAAMAVLASPEATLLDYQDVGVLLLLRHARLRIKEVPVPMRERDHGSSRVFPSWLIVGKYMLQTSILCLAKVGMNGKRQRAYSDD, via the coding sequence GTGAACGTTGTGGTTTTAATTCCAGCGCACAATGAAGCGGCGACTATCGGCAGTATCGTGGGGGCGGTAAAGAGGCATTTGGCCTGCGAGGTAGTGGTGGTTGACGATGCGAGTACTGATAGAACTGCAGAGATTGCCCGTTCTGCCGGCGCTACCGTCCTGTCCCTTAGTTGCAATTTAGGGGCTTGGGGGGCAACCCAAGCCGGTATTCGTTATGCCCTAAAAGCGGGTTACAAGCAGGTGTTGACCATGGACGCTGATGGTCAACATCTGCCGGAGGCTTTTCCTTCCCTGTTGGTAGCCTTAGCCTCGGGGGAGGCAGATGTGGTCATTGGCGCCTGTACCCAGCGAGGTAGCCATGCTCGGCAGCTTGCCTGGATTTATTTTCGCAAGCTGACAGGGTTGAGGATTGAGGATTTGACCTCCGGTTTCCGTGCCTATAATGAGGCGGCTATGGCCGTCCTTGCTTCTCCTGAGGCTACATTGCTTGATTATCAGGATGTAGGGGTGTTGTTGCTATTACGCCACGCTAGGCTACGTATCAAGGAAGTTCCAGTCCCCATGCGTGAGCGGGATCATGGCAGCTCACGGGTGTTTCCTTCCTGGTTGATCGTTGGAAAATATATGCTGCAAACGAGCATCTTATGCTTAGCCAAGGTAGGGATGAATGGGAAGCGGCAGCGGGCATACAGTGATGATTGA
- a CDS encoding tetratricopeptide repeat protein — protein MGIKELLARARRLQATHRFNESAQLYTQILAKHPNHPDALLGLGNAALQNRDFGGATQWLERLLKVIGPKKQLLTTLSMAHSNCGSRLFETAALPSALTHFQRALKLDPHNKLAWRNLALTQLHLGQLQAAVVSARQATLFDLRDHEAHLLLARALLANHQRPAGLGLLSILSNLPLPDELAIGVAEQWLLCQQPDPAWALLERQRSRSTDPSTLASRIITLARRHGENWQAAQWLRHWLKQNHANDKQSLGFARALARAGEARQAIAVYQKTLTANPSSWQAKLGSALTLPVIYQNAHHLARVRDRFAKGLETLKNWQPASPPLLEDLLWSNFLLAYQGFNDLSLQRDYGDWLHHWASRAQDSPPQVDTKRWRPRRIGFVSSSFRNCTVGHYFGRWPGALRQAGFEVIVYQLGPHRDHHTQTVANSASKFCYLNQDLASCATQIAEDQLDALIYPELGMDTRVLVLAALRLAPLQSCAWGHPITSGLPTMDIYFSCTTMEPPEGQRHYREQLVPLPGLGTSYPAPPQPPAAGRRELGLPENHTLYLLPQSPFKIHPETDPLVAQVLAEDTQGVLVLFTGQDRRVTDKLLSRLQTALTKAGADPKRQLLLLPTMPRSRYLQINRCCDLILDPPHWSGGNTALDALSTGLPIITLPSAYMRGRQSTAMLTLLELPELIAPNGEGYVTQALQYGRNKAANETLRAQIFTRQKRLFEQKEPLKALTSFFCSLE, from the coding sequence ATGGGCATAAAGGAACTGCTAGCACGAGCCCGTCGGTTGCAAGCAACACACCGTTTCAATGAAAGCGCTCAACTCTATACCCAAATCCTGGCCAAGCACCCCAACCATCCCGATGCTCTTCTCGGCTTGGGCAACGCCGCCCTGCAAAATAGAGACTTCGGTGGAGCGACCCAATGGTTAGAACGCCTCCTCAAGGTTATCGGCCCCAAAAAGCAACTACTGACTACCCTGAGCATGGCCCACAGTAATTGCGGCTCCCGCTTGTTCGAAACAGCAGCACTGCCATCAGCCCTGACCCATTTTCAACGTGCCCTGAAACTCGATCCTCATAATAAGCTCGCCTGGCGCAATTTAGCGCTCACTCAACTCCACCTGGGGCAGCTCCAGGCCGCGGTGGTCAGCGCCCGCCAAGCAACCCTCTTCGATCTCCGTGATCATGAAGCCCATTTGTTGTTGGCGCGGGCCCTACTAGCGAACCACCAACGCCCGGCCGGGCTGGGCCTACTCAGTATCCTATCAAATCTTCCCTTGCCTGATGAACTCGCCATCGGAGTCGCCGAGCAATGGCTGCTTTGCCAGCAGCCTGATCCCGCATGGGCGCTGCTAGAACGACAACGCTCTCGCAGCACGGACCCAAGCACCTTGGCTTCCCGCATCATAACCTTGGCCCGCCGCCATGGAGAAAATTGGCAAGCAGCCCAATGGCTGCGCCACTGGCTTAAACAAAATCACGCCAATGACAAGCAGTCTTTGGGTTTCGCGCGCGCACTGGCCAGAGCCGGCGAAGCTCGTCAAGCGATTGCCGTTTATCAAAAGACGCTGACGGCCAATCCCAGCTCTTGGCAAGCAAAACTGGGGTCGGCGCTCACCCTGCCGGTTATCTATCAAAATGCCCACCACTTGGCAAGGGTGCGTGACCGCTTTGCGAAAGGCCTTGAGACCTTAAAAAACTGGCAACCGGCCTCTCCCCCCCTTCTGGAGGATTTGCTCTGGTCAAACTTTTTGTTAGCCTATCAAGGATTTAACGACCTCTCTCTGCAACGGGATTACGGAGACTGGTTACACCACTGGGCTAGCCGTGCCCAAGATAGTCCCCCTCAAGTTGATACGAAAAGATGGAGACCACGCCGCATCGGCTTTGTTTCAAGTTCTTTCCGGAATTGCACCGTGGGTCATTACTTTGGCCGCTGGCCCGGGGCCTTGCGCCAAGCGGGATTTGAGGTGATAGTCTATCAATTAGGTCCCCACCGGGATCATCACACCCAGACTGTTGCCAATTCAGCCAGCAAATTTTGCTATTTGAACCAGGATCTTGCCTCTTGCGCGACCCAAATAGCGGAAGATCAACTAGATGCCTTAATCTATCCGGAGCTTGGCATGGATACCCGGGTATTGGTGCTGGCAGCCCTGCGGTTGGCTCCCCTTCAGAGTTGTGCTTGGGGTCATCCTATCACCAGCGGCTTGCCGACAATGGATATCTACTTTTCCTGCACCACCATGGAACCTCCTGAAGGGCAGCGCCACTACCGGGAACAATTGGTCCCCCTACCTGGACTAGGCACGAGTTATCCAGCGCCTCCTCAGCCACCGGCGGCAGGCCGGAGGGAGCTGGGCCTGCCAGAAAATCATACCCTCTACCTCTTGCCCCAGTCACCTTTTAAGATCCATCCAGAAACCGATCCCCTGGTGGCCCAAGTATTGGCTGAAGATACCCAGGGAGTATTGGTATTATTTACCGGCCAGGATCGTCGGGTTACCGACAAATTGCTCAGCCGTCTCCAGACCGCCCTAACTAAGGCGGGCGCAGATCCAAAACGCCAACTGCTGTTGCTACCCACCATGCCACGTTCGCGCTACTTGCAAATTAATCGCTGCTGCGATCTCATACTCGATCCACCCCACTGGTCGGGGGGAAACACTGCTCTGGATGCCTTAAGTACCGGGCTGCCGATCATTACTCTCCCCAGTGCCTATATGCGGGGGCGGCAAAGCACGGCCATGCTGACTTTGCTGGAGCTACCGGAGCTGATTGCCCCTAATGGGGAAGGCTATGTCACCCAAGCCCTCCAGTATGGCAGGAACAAAGCGGCAAACGAGACCCTGCGCGCACAAATTTTCACCCGGCAAAAACGCCTCTTTGAGCAGAAAGAACCTCTAAAAGCGCTCACAAGCTTTTTTTGCAGTTTAGAATAA
- a CDS encoding type II toxin-antitoxin system Phd/YefM family antitoxin, with protein sequence MIQHLSPSRLRANLYRILDYVLESGEPVEIERKGRRLRIVVEQGGKLDLLKPHPEYLKTRPEDIVHMDWSQEWRP encoded by the coding sequence ATGATCCAGCACCTTTCTCCATCGCGGCTCCGAGCCAATCTATACCGGATTCTCGATTACGTCCTTGAGTCAGGGGAGCCGGTTGAGATTGAACGCAAGGGGCGGCGGCTGCGTATTGTGGTCGAGCAAGGAGGAAAGCTAGATTTGCTCAAACCCCATCCCGAGTACCTTAAGACCCGACCGGAGGATATCGTGCACATGGATTGGTCCCAGGAATGGCGTCCCTGA
- a CDS encoding PilN domain-containing protein, producing the protein MGAQALSKNVLSSFNISGFLSWWGQGLLCCLPSGVRQLFWHETTRLVLEPQGKGVRLHRERGESKEDLGFYNGIERGDERFEGKDKVLVFRLSPEQTLSKPITLPLAAEENLRQVLGFEMERHTPFATNQVYYDFEVIKRSLEAHHLIVRLVVVPRRILDEWLERLSHWGLQPAIVDVMGTGPGRINLLPDEKRSSRSKALPRINMALSLLLMVFTGAALLFPLWQERSVVIDLMSKVSAAQEKAEAVIAIRQRLEKAIEASEFLVEEKEQYPSAVEFLYELTRILPDGIWLQQLDFTRGKIKVRGEATEASALIPILEASPYFQDVQFRSPVTTNARTGRDRFYITAQLPKLESLPL; encoded by the coding sequence ATGGGAGCGCAGGCTCTTTCTAAGAATGTATTGTCGTCCTTCAATATCAGTGGTTTCTTGAGTTGGTGGGGACAAGGGCTGCTCTGTTGTCTTCCGTCAGGGGTGCGGCAGTTATTTTGGCATGAGACTACGAGATTAGTGCTAGAGCCGCAAGGAAAAGGGGTGCGACTCCATCGGGAGCGAGGCGAATCTAAGGAGGATCTTGGCTTTTATAATGGTATAGAGCGTGGGGATGAACGTTTTGAGGGGAAGGATAAGGTGTTGGTGTTTCGCCTATCACCAGAGCAGACACTTTCCAAGCCCATCACCCTTCCTCTAGCGGCCGAAGAGAATTTGCGCCAGGTACTGGGCTTTGAAATGGAGCGCCATACGCCCTTTGCAACGAACCAGGTCTACTACGATTTTGAGGTGATAAAACGCAGCTTAGAGGCCCACCATCTTATTGTCAGGTTAGTGGTGGTTCCCCGACGCATACTGGACGAATGGCTGGAGCGGTTGTCCCATTGGGGCCTACAGCCAGCCATAGTGGATGTCATGGGCACCGGTCCGGGGCGTATTAACCTGTTACCGGATGAAAAGCGTTCCTCTAGATCCAAGGCCTTGCCACGAATTAACATGGCACTGAGCTTACTGCTTATGGTTTTTACGGGGGCGGCACTCCTGTTTCCCTTGTGGCAAGAACGATCGGTGGTGATTGACTTGATGTCAAAGGTATCCGCTGCCCAGGAGAAAGCAGAAGCCGTCATTGCAATTCGCCAGCGGTTAGAAAAAGCCATTGAGGCTTCAGAATTCTTAGTTGAGGAAAAAGAGCAGTATCCTTCAGCAGTTGAATTTCTATACGAACTGACCCGCATCCTACCGGATGGAATCTGGCTCCAGCAGCTTGATTTTACCCGGGGAAAAATTAAAGTTCGTGGAGAGGCAACCGAGGCATCGGCCTTAATCCCTATTTTAGAAGCCTCTCCCTATTTTCAAGATGTTCAATTTCGTTCCCCGGTGACGACCAACGCCAGGACCGGCCGGGACCGATTCTATATTACCGCGCAGCTTCCGAAGTTGGAGTCACTGCCTCTATGA
- a CDS encoding prepilin-type N-terminal cleavage/methylation domain-containing protein — protein sequence MSPRWSLWRHGAGSKAPHSCQGFTLVELLIAMTLVGMMLVILFSGLRLATRSWEAAEQKLEVVEKQRVIEGLFRRQIREQKLLFFNDPEQGQTMTFAGTAEAMQFVAPLLTRLGLGGLYWITFEVVKEGGESHLMMSWRPYRPEGQETTGREREVLLEAVEEIAFSYFGKKAVGEAPEWYERWEDTQRPPQLVRLQVRTQEAEWPELIAGIQSSPPDGQGRGFGRRFRVDFGPGPAGQ from the coding sequence ATGTCTCCAAGATGGAGCCTTTGGCGGCATGGCGCAGGAAGCAAAGCCCCCCATTCCTGCCAGGGGTTCACGCTGGTGGAATTGTTAATTGCCATGACCCTGGTGGGCATGATGCTGGTGATTTTGTTCAGTGGCTTGCGCCTTGCAACCCGCAGTTGGGAAGCTGCCGAGCAAAAGTTGGAGGTCGTGGAGAAGCAGAGAGTCATTGAGGGGTTATTTCGGCGCCAGATTCGAGAGCAGAAATTACTTTTCTTTAATGATCCCGAACAGGGCCAGACTATGACTTTTGCAGGCACTGCGGAGGCCATGCAATTTGTCGCGCCTCTGTTAACCCGCTTGGGTCTTGGTGGGCTTTATTGGATTACTTTTGAGGTCGTTAAAGAGGGGGGGGAATCCCACTTGATGATGAGTTGGCGGCCTTACCGGCCCGAGGGGCAGGAAACGACGGGGCGAGAACGGGAAGTCTTGCTGGAGGCCGTGGAAGAAATTGCTTTTTCCTATTTTGGTAAGAAAGCAGTTGGGGAAGCGCCAGAGTGGTATGAGCGCTGGGAGGATACCCAGCGGCCGCCGCAATTAGTCCGCTTGCAAGTCCGCACTCAGGAGGCTGAATGGCCTGAACTGATTGCCGGTATTCAGTCTAGTCCGCCAGATGGTCAGGGGAGAGGGTTTGGCAGGCGCTTTCGAGTTGATTTTGGTCCTGGTCCCGCCGGGCAATAG
- a CDS encoding general secretion pathway protein GspK — MSFAERGIALVVVLWTVTLLAVIAGSFTYTLRIESTLAANLVGQAKARALAEAGIVYATLDLLRPLQMRRFSPDGLPYRWKFGDGEVMISVRDVGGLVDLNTASRELLGGLLGVAGVAVEERDSLLDAIEDWRDPDDVPLLQGAEDKDYMAAGLPYGAKDGPFEDITELQQVLGISLELYQRLENFLTVYSEQPGIDPAVAPRGVLLAIPGIDFEAIEIYLEERRARQMMGEAPPPLPPVGGGYLAQAQGLAYSVRAEAKTEGGGAALIKAVISPDSSTEGLIPYSVLEWRESL; from the coding sequence ATGTCCTTTGCTGAACGAGGGATTGCCCTGGTGGTGGTGTTATGGACGGTGACCTTGCTGGCGGTCATTGCCGGCAGTTTTACTTATACTTTGCGCATTGAATCCACCCTTGCGGCTAACCTAGTAGGACAAGCAAAGGCTCGGGCTTTGGCAGAGGCCGGCATCGTTTATGCCACCCTTGATCTTCTGCGCCCCCTTCAAATGCGCCGTTTTTCTCCGGATGGCCTCCCTTATCGGTGGAAATTCGGAGATGGAGAAGTGATGATTTCAGTTCGGGACGTCGGCGGTTTGGTTGACCTAAATACGGCTAGCCGAGAGCTTTTAGGCGGGTTGTTGGGGGTTGCAGGCGTCGCTGTAGAGGAGCGGGATTCCTTGCTGGATGCCATTGAGGATTGGCGTGACCCTGATGATGTGCCTCTCTTGCAAGGGGCAGAAGATAAAGACTATATGGCAGCGGGATTACCCTATGGTGCTAAGGACGGTCCTTTTGAGGATATTACGGAGTTGCAGCAAGTTTTGGGAATATCCCTAGAGCTCTATCAGCGCCTCGAGAATTTTTTAACCGTCTATTCGGAACAACCTGGCATTGATCCTGCCGTCGCGCCAAGGGGGGTTCTTCTGGCAATACCGGGGATTGATTTCGAGGCCATTGAAATTTATCTTGAAGAGCGAAGAGCAAGACAGATGATGGGGGAAGCGCCGCCGCCACTACCGCCGGTGGGAGGAGGATATTTGGCTCAAGCTCAAGGTTTGGCGTATAGTGTGCGCGCTGAGGCCAAAACAGAAGGAGGCGGGGCAGCTCTTATAAAGGCCGTGATATCTCCCGACTCTAGTACAGAAGGTCTCATTCCTTATTCGGTACTTGAATGGAGAGAAAGCCTGTAG